The proteins below come from a single Candidozyma auris chromosome 3, complete sequence genomic window:
- a CDS encoding uroporphyrinogen decarboxylase HEM12, with protein sequence MPFEPLKNDLILRAAKGEKVERPPIWIMRQAGRYLPEYHKAKGDRDFFETCRDAEIASEITIQPVDHFDGLIDAAIIFSDILVIPQAMGFEINMVEGKGPVFVDPLREPKDLDRVNLKPDVLKSLDWAYKAITLTRTKLKGRVPLLGFCGAPWTLLVYMTEGQGSKMFRFAKQWIYEFTKESHVLLQAITDACTEFLAQQVVAGAQMLQVFESWAGELGPYEFNEFCLPYLRQIAEKLPKRLVELGVEEKIPLTVFAKGAWYALDDLCESGYDTVSLDWLYKPEDAVKVVNGRRVTLQGNLDPGIMYGSDEVITQKVEQMIKGFGGGKQNYIINFGHGTHPFMKPEKIEHFLKECHRFGSA encoded by the exons ATGCCGTTTGAGCCTTTGAAAAACGATCTTATCTTACGAGCTGCAAAAGGCGAAAAGGTCGAGAGACCGCCTATCTGGATCATG AGACAAGCTGGGAGGTACTTACCCGAGTATCACAAGGCTAAGGGAGACAgggatttttttgaaacttGTAGAGACGCAGAGATTGCATCTGAAATCACCATCCAGCCTGTAGACCACTTTGATGGCCTCATTGATGCTGCCATTATCTTCTCGGATATCTTGGTGATCCCTCAGGCTATGGGGTTTGAGATCAATATGGTGGAGGGCAAAGGGCCTGTTTTCGTTGACCCATTGAGAGAGCCAAAGGATTTGGATAGAGTGAATTTGAAGCCAGACGTGCTCAAGTCGTTGGACTGGGCCTACAAGGCCATCACGCTCACCAGAACAAAATTGAAGGGCAGAGTGCCATTGTTGGGCTTTTGTGGTGCTCCATGGACGCTTCTAGTGTACATGACCGAGGGCCAGGGTTCTAAGATGTTTAGATTCGCCAAACAGTGGATCTACGAGTTCACTAAGGAATCCCACGTTTTGCTCCAGGCCATCACCGATGCTTGCACGGAGTTCTTGGCACAGCAAGTCGTGGCAGGTGCCCAGATGTTGCAGGTATTCGAGTCGTGGGCCGGTGAATTGGGACCCTACGAGTTTAACGAGTTCTGCTTGCCTTACTTACGCCAGATTGCTGAAAAATTACCCAAAAGACTCGTGGAGCTTGGtgtggaggagaagattcCCCTCACAGTGTTTGCCAAAGGTGCATGGTACGCATTGGACGACTTATGTGAGTCTGGCTACGACACTGTGTCGTTGGACTGGCTCTACAAGCCAGAGGATGCTGTTAAGGTGGTCAATGGAAGAAGAGTGACATTGCAAGGCAACTTAGACCCTGGCATCATGTATGGATCTGACGAGGTGATCACACAAAAAGTGGAGCAGATGATCAAGGGTTTCGGTGGAGGCAAGCAGAActacatcatcaactttggcCACGGAACACACCCATTTATGAAGCCCGAGAAAATCGAGCATTTCCTCAAAGAGTGCCACCGTTTTGGAAGTGcctaa
- a CDS encoding tRNA methylation protein TRM732, translating to MNEDTEKTERSLADVKSDLINLTPSAETINPCFLSLHREIFTSLAQPSNDPTKANIQAADALSIWYLRAIQSIKAGNEWSKCNFEGIAHSKVFEWATSSLEFSHGAQANAGLGLLKRLVQFICLHECGIQLCSQWALQLYTGCHNKKERFQMLETVVKECPEVAECISKNDPQFVKNILLSLKTGAVANASSKCLVALLQTLHSKFQTEEDFVAFWATEVTHAMASSDIQRKNIHQYFLPIAFRITPNCLKIFVTSYLKDHDEDRLTVLLMNQKMFKSKDPIETGIISELEVMDALLADKERVRLSALDLVVSCIRTSTVPGEHILKLLKNKDALDGFVEDSRSPETRDAFCSTLRKAVISLKNCYVHNITKSPESIKSTLTFLQDYFFQWVNPSSSYSPLFIALSFFELLVEEEFDGISRQKQKNKRVMTILEIYNEPFISVLLRFLTNNYEDIRMKSRKLLQRAPEFAFLEVQSDLISQYYNNAFESLKSVKGRKSDENVNLLLFLMSKESSDFSQINKYLSHPQLNLNNLANSSPHGVYAFHSKFINEFSILISSQKSYFGDLFRQLMGSCEQSWSKYKANTTFNTLEDSEGMEATSWRPIRESAILLASIIEADRKNNYELLDDESLLQACDLIIDQLSNITHRGVFMAVYDAYVKACCACLERPIMMHYPLDWLEKSLDIIKSKTQFVSRRSGGLPFLITGVLNGLYKKKLYQDKLREVFTKLAAFTQIPLREEDRSTSGFPQVHSFNCIKQMFLDSSLFPQSKPYIYEAFCLALDSIDSPEWSIKNAALMLFSSLVNRLFGTNMVGNSLTGMKTTVFFAMYRGIEERCLDRLSTSKSKSIESLICILTILERLDWNGNNNSAAVKFKTLLDEHCLGHKQWKIRQLAARVLAKMTAPSKAEEFAAACLMSVRACNSYNSVHGKLSLVLNLQKRGVKIPSHSLVYAMKSPALACHQIVNALLDIIDTHEYLQGEIISSLEILYHDYLRRKKRYPDNTRDECLIRVTKLIFKGNDESLKSLFECLIAADFYKSLEAALDICKQMDNLPVDVIKTLKENASDPKTWNPLRVEIMKLLISKGIYIKTPLPDSEWSKELQVLSFVAQDKLDIQKLKPLLHVSQPEETRLLCVDAMSRALEKASNDDPYCDDIFVLLLLTSRSESREVRRKAADALAKHCGLPSTWSTPYTFRMALKLKSPFQLRDSSVLYDYLASFRQNFRDFEKKDSLDLDRDDLYMNEMRVYVELANAVNGSIDIDIDKVLSLIDNKGILRSWEYDYSFHTGLSKVMTTASEEDRIRIRQGLAKIGYIETPVSS from the coding sequence ATGAATGAAGACACTGAAAAAACAGAACGATCTTTGGCTGACGTCAAATCTGACCTAATAAACTTAACACCCTCAGCTGAAACTATCAATCCATGTTTTTTGAGCCTCCACCGTGAGATATTCACCTCGCTAGCGCAACCCTCTAATGATCCTACGAAAGCAAATATCCAGGCAGCAGATGCCCTTCTGATCTGGTACTTACGAGCGATCCAATCGATAAAAGCGGGAAATGAGTGGTCGAAATGTAATTTTGAAGGGATTGCGCACTCTAAAGTGTTTGAGTGGGCCACAAGCTCTCTTGAATTCTCTCATGGTGCTCAGGCCAACGCTGGATTGGGTCTTCTTAAACGGTTGGTGCAATTCATTTGCTTGCACGAGTGTGGCATTCAATTGTGCTCTCAATGGGCATTGCAACTTTACACTGGTTGCCATAATAAGAAAGAGAGATTTCAAATGCTTGAGACGGTGGTAAAAGAGTGTCCAGAAGTCGCCGAATGCATAAGTAAAAATGATCCACAATTCGTGAAAAATATCCTTCTCTCCTTGAAAACTGGTGCAGTTGCCAATGCATCTTCTAAGTGTCTTGTGGCACTATTGCAAACCTTACATCTGAAGTTTCagacagaagaagattttgtTGCATTTTGGGCTACAGAAGTCACACATGCAATGGCTTCCTCTGATattcaaagaaagaatatTCATCAATACTTCTTGCCCATTGCTTTTCGCATAACTCCAAACTGtttgaagatttttgtGACTAGCTACCTCAAAGATCATGATGAAGATAGGCTCACGGTGCTTCTCATGAATCAGAAAATGTTCAAGTCGAAGGACCCCATTGAAACCGGCATTATCTCTGAGCTTGAAGTTATGGATGCATTGCTAGCAGATAAAGAGAGAGTGAGACTACTGGCGTTGGATCTCGTTGTGTCGTGTATAAGAACTAGCACAGTTCCGGGAGAGCACATActcaaacttttgaaaaacaaagaTGCACTTGATGGGTTTGTGGAAGACTCAAGATCTCCTGAGACCAGAGATGCGTTTTGCTCTACGTTGAGAAAAGCAGTAatttctctcaaaaattGCTATGTTCATAACATCACTAAATCACCAGAGTCGATAAAGCTGACTTTGACGTTCTTACAAGACTATTTTTTCCAGTGGGTTAATCCATCATCGAGCTACCTGCCCCTATTTATTGCGTTGAGtttctttgagcttctcgttGAGGAGGAGTTTGATGGGATTAGTCGccagaagcaaaagaacaaaaggGTCATGACTATTTTGGAAATCTACAATGAGCCTTTCATTTCTGTACTTCTAAGATTTTTAACCAACAACTACGAAGATATACGCATGAAATCCCgcaagcttctccaaagagctcctgaatttgcatttcttgaagtccaGTCTGACTTGATTTCACAATACTACAACAATGCATTCGAGTCTCTTAAGTCTGTGAAAGGGAGAAAGAGCGATGAAAACGTCAacttgcttcttttccttaTGTCAAAAGAATCGAGTGATTTCAGCCAAATAAACAAGTATTTGTCGCATCCACAACTCAATCTCAATAACCTTGCCAATTCATCACCTCACGGAGTTTACGCATTTCACTCGAAATTCATCAACGAGTTTAGTATCTTGATTAGTTCTCAAAAGCTGTACTTTGGCGACTTGTTTCGGCAACTAATGGGTTCCTGTGAGCAGCTGTGGTCCAAGTATAAAGCGAACACGACGTTCAACACACTCGAAGATAGTGAAGGCATGGAAGCTACATCTTGGAGACCAATCCGCGAGTCGGCTATATTATTGGCTAGCATTATAGAAGCAGACAGGAAAAATAATtacgagcttcttgatgatgaaagttTGTTGCAAGCGTGTGACCTTATCATAGATCAGCTAAGTAACATCACACACAGGGGTGTTTTCATGGCCGTTTATGATGCATATGTCAAAGCATGCTGTGCATGTCTAGAAAGGCCAATCATGATGCATTACCCATTAGACTGGCTCGAAAAGAGTCTTGATATTATCAAATCCAAAACCCAGTTTGTCTCTAGAAGATCAGGAGGCTTGCCATTTCTTATTACCGGGGTCTTAAATGGCCtatacaaaaaaaaattgtatCAGGATAAGCTCAGAGAAGTGTTCACGAAGCTTGCCGCATTTACTCAGATCCCTCTCAGGGAAGAAGATCGGTCCACATCTGGATTCCCTCAGGTTCATTCATTCAATTGTATCAAGCAGATGTTTCTTGACTCCCTGTTATTCCCTCAATCCAAGCCATATATATATGAGGCGTTTTGCTTAGCCCTTGATAGCATTGACTCGCCAGAATGGTCAATCAAGAATGCCGCGTTGatgctcttttcttcgctcGTGAACAGGCTCTTTGGTACTAATATGGTGGGTAACCTGCTTACAGGAATGAAAACTACTGTCTTTTTTGCTATGTACAGAGGTATAGAAGAAAGGTGTCTTGATCGTTTGAGTAcctcaaaaagcaaatccATCGAGAGCTTGATATGCATTTTGACTATTTTGGAACGTCTTGATTGGAACGGCAACAATAACAGTGCCGCAGTTAAATTCAAAAcacttcttgatgagcaCTGCTTGGGACACAAACAGTGGAAAATAAGGCAGCTAGCTGCTAGGGTGCTAGCGAAAATGACGGCTCCCTCAAAAGCTGAGGAGTTTGCTGCCGCATGTCTAATGAGCGTGAGAGCATGCAACTCATACAATCTGGTGCACGGGAAACTCCTGCTTGTTCTCAACCTACAGAAAAGAGGAGTGAAGATTCCATCACATTCCCTTGTTTATGCAATGAAATCTCCCGCTCTTGCGTGTCACCAAATTGTCAATGCACTTCTTGACATCATTGACACTCACGAGTATCTACAAGGAGAGATTATACTGAGTCTCGAGATCTTATATCATGATTACTTGAGACGCAAGAAGCGATATCCTGACAATACTCGAGATGAGTGTTTAATTAGAGTAACAAAACTCATCTTCAAAGGAAATGACGAAAGCCTCAAGAGTTTGTTTGAATGTTTGATAGCCGCGGATTTCTACAAGTCACTTGAGGCGGCCTTAGATATTTGCAAGCAGATGGATAATCTTCCAGTGGATGTCATCAAAACCTTGAAAGAGAATGCTAGTGATCCAAAGACGTGGAACCCATTACGAGTCGAAATTATGAAACTCTTGATTAGTAAAGGGATCTACATCAAGACGCCGTTACCGGATTCTGAGTGGTCGAAGGAGCTCCAGGTGCTTTCGTTTGTGGCACAAGACAAGCTTGAcatccaaaagctcaagcCATTGCTTCATGTGAGTCAGCCGGAGGAAACTCGCCTTCTTTGTGTTGATGCAATGTCCCGTGCTCTCGAAAAGGCCTCCAACGATGATCCTTACTGCGATGATATCTTTGTGTTATTGCTTTTGACCAGCAGGAGTGAATCAAGAGAGGTCCGTCGGAAAGCAGCAGACGCCCTAGCCAAGCATTGTGGCTTACCATCTACCTGGAGCACACCATACACCTTTAGGATGGCTCTCAAATTAAAGAGTCCCTTCCAGTTGAGAGACAGCAGCGTGCTTTACGACTACCTCGCTCTGTTCAGGCAAAATTTCCGAGATTTCGAGAAAAAGGATCTGCTAGATCTCGACAGAGACGATCTTTACATGAACGAGATGCGTGTTTACGTAGAGCTTGCGAATGCCGTCAATGGAAGCATCGACATAGACATAGATAAGGTGCTCTCGCTAATTGATAATAAAGGCATCCTCAGATCTTGGGAATACGACTACCTGTTCCACACAGGGTTAAGCAAAGTGATGACCACGGCTAGCGAAGAAGATAGAATCAGAATCAGGCAGGGTTTAGCCAAGATCGGATACATCGAGACGCCAGTATCTTCATAA
- a CDS encoding origin recognition complex subunit 2, with amino-acid sequence MTGTSQDPGSKSLSEDIGSTNNGHNAPNLEHVTPSASEAESPTKTPTRRVGLQSPAKRAPSELDLSARKKAASTYSRLMNEEADDEDNILRQQELNLAEQIIQDSKQAESPPKRRRGRPRKEEAAKRPKVQVELTPRRRERRAAVEKREAEKEAERKRLEEEKIRKEERRKELEERRKQRKLRQALSLAAKKENDESTSESDDSEEEDGDSTDEEGFSESEDDKPKRSKRKVSTPRKPRAPARSESPTPSKAAKLERRTKKGRPSKQEMVTGTVNSIFHMDDLEFFQDRSNSAKGTPVEEPKAKPSISLNFDNTGDSSFSYIPQISGLSKKPQPNAEVTPIQQFEPLPVPELNRDGTIKDKSYIEKYFPNADIDLNFPGRLVDERAYFLEGSEGYFEQHNLRFRPSSSALSSRAPELEYDEFLPMVKLGSLIHKNELEALRSLHKNLYHQYCFELSQGYNLNFYGIGSKSEFVLDFVNNYLLDWYEQVLQEDDEYPVVMVANGYNPATKLKPVIYDIASAIITPEVRKQKNIKMPKHMSEAFPFLVTYMKKQVVRHQENGLVKPRLILVVHNIDGEAFRDERSQNILSQLASLPDVWLITSVDNVNASLLWDLYRFKNFNFLWHEATTYTPYSVELSFKDVLGLGRSKKFVGSKGAKYVLTSLSSNAQNLYRVLSEMQLKVLEDAAASKSGRTGLRGSIKLGVEFKKLYEQCLMEYVTSNEMNFRSILGEYVEHKMCSLTKNASGKEIVFIPYAYDEIALILRDHFQK; translated from the coding sequence atgaCGGGGACTTCACAAGATCCTGGCTCCAAAAGTCTTTCAGAAGACATCGGCTCCACTAATAATGGCCACAATGCCCCGAATCTCGAACATGTCACCCCCTCAGCCAGTGAAGCAGAGTCACCAACGAAAACACCCACACGTCGAGTAGGGCTCCAAAGTCCCGCTAAACGAGCTCCCTCAGAGCTCGATCTTCTGGCCCGTAAAAAAGCGGCTTCTACATACTCCAGGTTAATGAACGAAGAAGCTGACGACGAAGACAATATTCTCCGACAACAAGAGCTCAATCTAGCAGAACAGATTATCCAGGATTCGAAACAGGCGGAGCTGCCCCCTAAGAGGAGAAGGGGAAGACCAagaaaggaagaagcagcGAAAAGACCGAAAGTTCAGGTGGAATTgactccaagaagaagagaacgaagAGCCGCTGTAGAGAAAAGAGaggcagagaaggaagCAGAAAGGAAGCGtttggaagaggaaaagatcaggaaggaagaaagaagaaaagaattggaagagagaaggaagcagaggaagcTTCGCCAAGCGCTACTGTTGGCGGcgaagaaggagaacgaCGAAAGTACCCTGGAGAGTGACgacagtgaagaagaagatggagaCAGTactgatgaagaaggattCTCCGAGTCAGAGGATGACAAACCCAAACGCCTGAAAAGGAAGGTGAGCACTCCACGCAAACCAAGGGCTCCAGCACGCTCTGAGCTGCCCACCCCCAGTAAAGCTGCCAAGCTTGAAAGGAGAACCAAGAAGGGCAGACCTAGTAAGCAAGAGATGGTCACAGGCACTGTAAACAGTATATTCCATATGGATGACCTTGAGTTTTTTCAGGACAGGTCCAACTCTGCCAAGGGCACCCCAGTGGAAGAGCCGAAAGCAAAACCTTCAATTTCTCTAAATTTTGATAACACTGGTGACAGTTCGTTTTCTTATATCCCTCAGATCAGTGGTCTCTCTAAGAAACCGCAGCCAAATGCCGAGGTGACGCCAATCCAGCAGTTTGAGCCTCTCCCGGTGCCCGAGCTAAATCGGGACGGCACTATCAAAGACAAGAGCTACATCGAAAAGTACTTCCCCAATGCAGATATTGATTTGAATTTCCCCGGTCGTCTAGTGGATGAAAGAGCATACTTCTTGGAGGGCAGTGAAGGGTACTTTGAGCAACACAATCTTCGATTCCGTCCTTCGTCTAGTGCATTGAGCTCCCGAGCTCCAGAATTGGAGTACGATGAGTTCTTGCCTATGGTCAAATTGGGCAGCCTCATCCACAagaatgagcttgaagcgCTTCGATCACTACATAAGAACTTGTACCACCAATACTGCTTCGAGTTAAGCCAGGGGTACAATTTAAACTTCTACGGCATTGGGTCTAAGTCAGAGtttgttcttgatttcGTCAACAACTACTTGCTCGACTGGTACGAGCAagtgcttcaagaagacgaCGAGTATCCTGTTGTcatggttgcaaatgggTATAATCCAGCCACCAAGCTCAAGCCGGTGATCTACGACATAGCCTCAGCAATCATCACTCCAGAAGtcagaaaacaaaaaaacaTCAAGATGCCTAAGCACATGAGCGAGGCGTTCCCCTTCTTGGTTACCTatatgaagaagcaagtTGTTCGTCACCAAGAAAATGGACTCGTGAAACCGAGACTCATTCTTGTGGTGCACAACATTGACGGCGAAGCGTTCAGAGATGAACGATCTCAAAACATTCTCTCTCAACTTGCATCGCTTCCAGACGTATGGCTCATCACATCTGTCGACAATGTCAATGCCAGTCTTTTGTGGGACCTATACCGattcaagaatttcaactttctctGGCACGAGGCTACCACATACACCCCGTACAGTGTTGAGCTTTCCTTTAAAGATGTGCTTGGATTGGGCCGGTCCAAGAAGTTCGTAGGTAGTAAGGGTGCTAAGTATGTGTTGACGTCGTTGAGCTCCAATGCTCAAAATCTCTACCGTGTGTTGCTGGAGATGCAATTGAAAGTGTTGGAAGACGCCGCAGCGTCGAAATCAGGTCGTACGGGTCTTCGTGGTCTGATCAAGCTAGGCGTggagttcaagaagctctacGAGCAGTGTTTGATGGAGTACGTCACCTCCAACGAGATGAACTTCCGCAGTATATTGGGAGAATACGTTGAGCACAAGATGTGTTCACTCACAAAAAACGCTTCAGGAAAGGAGATCGTATTTATTCCCTATGCTTACGACGAGATAGCGCTTATCTTGCGGGATCACTTCCAGAAgtag
- the RDH54 gene encoding DNA-dependent ATPase RDH54 gives MYRRGRVSGFKPPRRLDEGIGNGTGDKVSGKNGVSSVNGVKAHEESGNALSQHLNSSNGLIEDAASNRSERIKALESPSQSSPRSSQLSASGASQTRPQRSSQGTGARPTLKRIKMDINRPSASASSASKAYRLPVQWRKQSTKKNKSWEGDGYVLVSENEVLLKADTKGNGTFKVMGRSTNTNTSGIMVLGQYEAEVDGEGRGEAEVRQVSLSPAISQENCSSITKVSDSKSDTSVASAYKPPLLTTKSKTGTFSENSDPLILANNVVVDPNLSKFLRPHQREGVAFIYEGLLGLRNNGHNGVLLADEMGLGKTLMTITVLWTLLKQSGTPGKTSDVMKVLICCPVTLIDNWRKEFSKWLDTNRIGILTLNGKNQSPAKDKQDVVGFAKTKVYQVLIMGYEKSLSCSKELSAVDFDMLVCDEGHRLKNNNSKVMKLLDSLNVKKRLLLTGTPIQNDLNEFYAIANFINPGIFGSSSEFQRRFAKPILRARDVNCLSKDIIKEGRRVSNELIEITKTFTLRRTHAVISNFLTKKTDVLLFCPPTKLQKSLFKLVIGSSNFNALLDSDPRDALALIMVYRKICNSPSLLAKDSFFNTLLGVEARKQLDPASLVSRTTGSKVNVLVPLLLEFKKRGEKTVLVSNFTQTLDFLTTVLQKLGIQFVRLDGSSAGNTRDKLVNEFQKTPGFRVFLLSAKAGGVGLNLVSASRLVLFDNDWNPSVDLQAMARIHRDGQNKPVYIYRLFTTGCIDEKIFQRQLMKNTLSDMFLDDKTDSSSNIFDFEDLKDLFNVVDTNCNTHDLIDCPCSGTGESFESSQVCNTQETVEDDDLPSSGWMSASDLHKMSPETNAKKQSIRLALSHYRHFDPKECLQDVDVEDDVVNSLLQKSESEDLLTYVFTHVTEGCK, from the coding sequence ATGTACCGACGAGGACGTGTTTCTGGGTTCAAGCCGCCGAGAAGACTTGATGAGGGTATTGGAAACGGAACTGGAGACAAGGTGAGTGGAAAAAATGGGGTCTCTCTGGTGAACGGTGTTAAGGCTCACGAAGAACTGGGAAATGCACTATCACAACACCTCAATAGTCTGAATGGGTTAATTGAAGATGCTGCTCTGAACAGGCTGGAAAGAATTAAGGCTCTTGAACTGCCGTCTCAACTGCTGCCCAGGCTGTCCCAGCTATCTGCTTCTGGAGCTTCACAGACGCGTCCACAGAGATCTAGTCAGGGCACTGGCGCCCGTCCGACACTAAAACGCATCAAGATGGACATAAACAGACCAAGTGCGCTGGCTAGTAGCGCGTCCAAAGCGTATCGTCTTCCGGTTCAGTGGAGGAAACAATCcacgaagaagaacaagtcGTGGGAGGGCGATGGGTACGTCTTGGTGCTGGAGAACGAGGTCTTGCTCAAGGCAGATACAAAGGGAAACGGCACGTTCAAGGTTATGGGTAGATCTACGAATACAAACACCTCGGGTATCATGGTGTTGGGCCAGTATGAGGCTGAAGTGGATGGAGAAGGGAGAGGAGAGGCCGAGGTTCGTCAAGTGTCCCTTTCTCCTGCAATTTCCCAGGAGAATTGCTCTTCAATTACGAAAGTCAGCGATTCAAAGAGCGATACCTCTGTGGCGTCAGCGTACAAGCCGCCGCTACTAACTACGAAGCTGAAGACTGGCACTTTCCTGGAAAATAGTGATCCTTTGATTCTCGCCAACAATGTCGTAGTCGATCCGAATCTCTCGAAATTCCTTCGCCCGCATCAACGTGAAGGTGTGGCTTTCATCTACGAGGGTCTCTTGGGCCTTCGAAACAATGGCCACAATGGTGTCCTCTTGGCTGATGAAATGGGTCTTGGAAAGACGCTCATGACCATTACTGTGTTGTGGACGTTGCTCAAGCAAAGCGGCACACCAGGGAAGACTCTGGATGTGATGAAGGTCTTGATCTGTTGCCCGGTGACGCTAATTGACAACTGGAGAAAGGAGTTTAGCAAGTGGTTGGACACCAACCGTATTGGCATACTCACGCTAAACGGAAAGAACCAGTCTCCAGCGAAAGACAAGCAGGACGTTGTTGGATTTGCAAAAACAAAAGTGTATCAAGTGTTGATCATGGGCTATGAGAAGCTGTTGCTGTGCTCCAAAGAGCTCTCCGCGGTTGATTTCGACATGCTTGTCTGCGACGAAGGCCACAGGTTGAAGAACAATAACAGTAAGGTTATGAAGTTGCTTGACAGTCTCAATGTGAAAAAAAGGTTATTGCTCACCGGCACCCCGATCCAGAATGATTTGAATGAGTTTTACGCCATTGCAAATTTCATAAACCCAGGGATTTTTGGCTCGCTGAGCGAGTTCCAAAGACGCTTTGCCAAGCCGATCTTGCGTGCTCGAGACGTCAACTGCCTCAGCAAAGACATCATAAAAGAAGGCAGAAGAGTTAGCAATGAGCTTATCGAGATCACCAAGACTTTTACCCTACGAAGAACCCATGCGGTGATAAGCAATTTCTTGACTAAGAAGACAGACGTTCTTCTATTTTGTCCGCCAACTAAACTTCAGAAGTCGCTTTTCAAACTTGTCATCGGCTCTTCAAACTTCAATGCTCTCCTCGATTCGGATCCTCGAGATGCTCTTGCTCTTATCATGGTTTACAGAAAAATATGCAATTCGCCATCGTTACTAGCAAAGGACTCCTTCTTTAATACCCTTTTGGGCGTTGAGGCTAGAAAGCAGCTTGATCCTGCTTCGTTGGTGTCTCGCACTACAGGAAGCAAGGTTAACGTGCTAGTACCTCTCTTGCTTGAGTTCAAGAAGCGAGGAGAGAAGACTGTACTTGTTTCCAACTTCACCCAGACGTTAGACTTCCTCACTACAGTATTGCAAAAGCTTGGAATTCAGTTCGTAAGGCTAGACGGGTCTAGCGCAGGCAACACTCGTGATaagcttgtcaatgaaTTCCAAAAAACACCAGGCTTCCGTGTGTTTCTCCTTCTGGCCAAGGCAGGAGGTGTTGGTCTAAACTTAGTAAGCGCATCGAGATTAGTACTTTTCGATAACGACTGGAATCCCTCGGTGGATCTACAAGCGATGGCGAGAATCCATCGAGACGGACAGAACAAACCAGTATACATCTACAGGCTCTTCACCACTGGGTGCATAGATGAAAAAATATTTCAGCGACAACTCATGAAGAACACGCTAAGTGATAtgtttcttgatgacaagaCTGACTCTTCCCTGAATATTTTCGATTTTGAGGACCTCAAAGATCTCTTTAATGTGGTGGATACAAACTGCAACACCCATGACTTGATTGACTGTCCGTGTTCGGGAACGGGGGAAAGCTTTGAGTCTTCACAAGTATGCAACACTCAGGAGACTgtcgaagatgatgatttACCCTCCCTGGGTTGGATGAGTGCACTGGATCTTCACAAGATGAGTCCAGAAACGAATGCAAAAAAGCAATCCATCAGATTAGCCTTATCTCATTATAGGCACTTCGATCCCAAAGAATGCTTACAGGATGTTGATGTGGAAGATGATGTAGTCAACCTGCTACTACAGAAGCTGGAATCAGAGGACTTATTAACATATGTATTTACGCACGTCACGGAAGGTTGCAAATAG